A genomic region of Nostoc sp. UHCC 0702 contains the following coding sequences:
- a CDS encoding DUF3375 family protein — MNYERIKHELDNSPSIKLLRSKNACLVLSFLHGQFKVTQRVSIPQSEMEIKLGDYLESLREIEINDYPGSSSHYLNEWCEAKLLRKTFESGSDDPIFTLTPATEKVIGWLEDLQKREFVGTESRFLQIFSLLKEIRDNSTTDVEMRIAQLESDRDHIQQEIDQIRQTGSFTRHNQTQLQERFQWANQVANQLIRDFAEIKENFQKLTHTVQEAQLQSNTRKGFIIGRVLDVDKELKESDQGRSFYTFWNFLTSETKRQELKSLIEAVYNLEDLRPLTKEHTLLRRIERSLKNAAQDIVESNSQLAEKMRQMLNERNLLENRRVAELITEIQRLALQVANQGAVKEDFLVLEEVKVKLVLARPLHPLETSEIFISTIDFNNLAEVNLDEEIMDIYHQFYVDQAALIQHLDQVLEHRLEITLAELVKLYPVEQGLSEIVAYLAIATKYEQHDVDDSTIEYIHFTGVEPEKQFHLSLPQALGEFDASDATGRLVLNIEKIRDLLKPYLPEGNNEEKFRREVDRLVNRVVDLKFLRELSGQDGNYEVRPILKAKIDADTLTRLKEKLEKYATPAAN; from the coding sequence ATGAATTATGAACGGATTAAACATGAATTAGACAACTCCCCCAGTATCAAGCTGTTGCGGAGTAAAAATGCTTGTTTGGTTTTGAGTTTTCTACACGGACAATTTAAGGTAACTCAACGAGTTTCCATTCCCCAGTCGGAGATGGAAATCAAGTTGGGAGATTATCTAGAGTCTCTTCGGGAAATTGAGATAAATGATTACCCAGGCTCGTCAAGCCACTATCTCAATGAGTGGTGTGAAGCAAAACTACTTCGGAAAACCTTTGAAAGTGGCAGTGACGATCCCATTTTTACTCTAACTCCGGCAACAGAAAAAGTAATTGGATGGCTGGAGGATTTACAAAAACGTGAATTTGTGGGGACAGAATCACGATTTTTGCAAATATTTTCATTACTCAAAGAAATCCGGGATAACAGTACAACAGATGTAGAAATGCGGATTGCTCAATTGGAGAGCGATCGCGATCACATCCAACAAGAAATTGATCAGATTCGACAGACAGGCTCGTTTACTCGCCATAACCAAACTCAATTGCAAGAGAGGTTTCAGTGGGCAAATCAAGTGGCTAATCAGTTAATAAGAGATTTTGCAGAAATCAAAGAAAACTTTCAAAAGTTAACTCACACAGTGCAAGAAGCTCAACTGCAATCAAATACTCGTAAAGGCTTTATAATTGGTCGAGTTTTAGATGTTGATAAAGAGTTGAAAGAATCCGACCAAGGACGGAGTTTCTATACTTTTTGGAACTTCTTGACGTCGGAAACTAAGCGACAAGAACTAAAATCTTTAATTGAAGCGGTCTACAACTTAGAAGATTTGCGTCCGTTAACCAAAGAGCATACCCTGTTGCGTCGAATTGAGCGCAGCTTGAAAAATGCAGCGCAAGATATTGTAGAGTCAAACTCCCAGTTAGCGGAAAAAATGCGTCAGATGTTAAACGAACGCAACCTTTTAGAAAATCGACGAGTAGCTGAATTAATTACGGAGATCCAACGCCTGGCGCTGCAAGTTGCCAATCAAGGGGCTGTCAAGGAAGATTTTTTGGTGCTTGAAGAAGTGAAAGTAAAGCTAGTTCTGGCGCGTCCTCTACATCCTTTAGAAACATCAGAAATTTTCATCTCTACAATTGATTTTAATAATTTGGCAGAGGTAAATCTAGATGAAGAAATAATGGATATCTATCATCAGTTTTATGTAGATCAAGCAGCACTTATTCAACATCTCGACCAAGTTCTAGAACATCGTTTAGAAATCACTTTGGCAGAGTTGGTAAAACTGTATCCTGTCGAACAAGGATTGTCAGAAATCGTTGCTTATTTGGCGATCGCTACAAAATATGAGCAACATGACGTTGATGATAGTACAATTGAATACATTCACTTTACAGGCGTAGAACCTGAAAAACAGTTTCATCTTAGCTTACCGCAAGCTTTGGGGGAGTTTGATGCCAGTGATGCTACAGGGCGTTTGGTGTTAAATATCGAAAAAATTAGAGATTTGTTAAAACCTTATCTACCAGAAGGGAATAATGAAGAAAAGTTCAGGCGTGAGGTAGATAGGTTAGTGAATAGGGTGGTAGATTTGAAATTTTTGAGAGAACTTTCTGGACAAGACGGAAACTATGAAGTCCGTCCTATCCTGAAAGCTAAGATTGATGCCGATACCCTTACTCGTTTAAAGGAAAAGTTAGAGAAATATGCAACTCCTGCTGCCAATTGA
- a CDS encoding glycoside hydrolase family 10 protein, with protein sequence MAFPLLRLQRSFKSRIIKKTSLKNLFPIFILISFVTVLSVNSFTSSAIAQIPRQEIRGVWMTNNDFDTLKDRAKVQDAVSQLRQLNFNTIYPVVWNSGYVMYPSAVARSTGIQPFVFRGSDGHDILADIIAQAHRQSLFVIPWFEFGLMAPPTSELSLNHPEWFTQKRDGSQTSISAAGEVMWLNPFHPEVQQFITSLVLEAVTQYDADGIQFDDHMSLPREFGYDPYTVKLYTQETQKNPPTNPEDTEWVRWRADKITAFMVKLNQAVKQRNNKAIFSVAPNYYDFAYKFQLQDWLTWMRLNIVDELIVQIYRPDLQSFIANISRSEIQEAQQVIPTGIGIMAGLRNRPVPIQQIQSQVRAAQARGLGVAFFYYESLWNYAPESLSDRLAGLQTLFPAPAFRSAME encoded by the coding sequence ATGGCATTTCCCCTCCTTAGACTACAGCGTTCCTTCAAAAGTAGAATCATTAAAAAGACATCACTCAAGAATCTGTTTCCAATTTTTATATTGATATCGTTCGTCACAGTATTGTCGGTGAACAGTTTCACTTCGAGTGCGATCGCGCAGATACCCCGTCAAGAAATTCGTGGGGTTTGGATGACCAATAATGATTTTGACACTCTCAAGGATCGTGCCAAAGTACAAGATGCCGTGAGTCAATTGCGACAACTAAACTTCAATACAATTTATCCAGTAGTGTGGAATTCCGGTTATGTAATGTATCCCAGTGCTGTAGCACGAAGTACAGGCATCCAACCCTTTGTCTTCCGTGGCTCTGATGGACATGACATTCTAGCAGACATTATTGCCCAAGCTCATCGCCAAAGCCTATTTGTAATTCCCTGGTTTGAGTTTGGGTTGATGGCTCCTCCAACCTCAGAACTGTCATTGAATCATCCGGAGTGGTTCACGCAAAAGCGGGATGGTAGCCAAACTTCGATTAGCGCAGCTGGTGAAGTCATGTGGCTCAATCCATTTCATCCAGAAGTGCAGCAGTTTATTACCAGTCTCGTCCTGGAAGCCGTCACTCAATATGATGCTGATGGCATTCAGTTTGACGATCACATGAGTTTGCCCCGTGAATTTGGCTACGATCCGTATACAGTTAAATTGTACACTCAGGAAACTCAGAAAAATCCTCCTACTAATCCTGAAGATACAGAATGGGTGCGCTGGCGAGCAGATAAAATCACGGCGTTTATGGTAAAACTCAACCAAGCTGTTAAACAGAGAAACAACAAAGCGATTTTCTCTGTTGCTCCCAATTACTACGACTTTGCCTACAAGTTTCAGCTACAAGACTGGCTTACTTGGATGCGGCTAAATATTGTGGACGAGCTAATTGTGCAAATTTACCGTCCTGATTTGCAAAGTTTTATTGCTAATATTTCTCGCTCAGAAATTCAAGAAGCGCAACAAGTGATACCTACTGGCATTGGTATCATGGCAGGGTTGCGAAATCGTCCAGTTCCAATCCAACAAATTCAGTCTCAGGTGCGTGCTGCTCAAGCACGAGGTTTGGGCGTAGCCTTCTTCTACTACGAAAGCCTTTGGAATTATGCCCCAGAATCCTTAAGTGATAGGCTGGCTGGTTTGCAAACTCTCTTCCCTGCTCCTGCGTTCCGTTCTGCAATGGAATAA
- a CDS encoding ABC transporter ATP-binding protein → MSIYQSVKKSYKKDRWRTNDWRLFLRLLPYARKNGRLLALALFIVVLVAVANAVQPLLVGQIISLIRKEPSAYEFFRNRPLGQGLNILQALLLSAILIRLVLTSFQGYLLQKIGQNITAAIRQDLFNHVTSLAVRFFDRTPVGKLITRLTSDVEVLGEVFSTGAIGIISNLFTMLAIAGLMFSIQWQLACLLLLILLPITLIINNLQKQYRQANYKVREELSILNSQLQENIVGINVVQLFQREKFNAQMFRNTNKRYTQQSDKTIFYDAAVSATLEWIALIAIAGVLWIGGWLLLDKNLTFGTLSAFILYAQRLFDPLREFAEQFTVIQSGFTAIERVNDILDEPIEIRDRGNPRFSIFDSQFGYIDEIEANLEAKDLNTAPELGEIRFEHVWFAYKDDDYVIKDLDFTIHPGEKIALVGPTGAGKTSIIRLLCRLYEPTTGRILVDGVDIRDLPQAELRRYMAVILQEGFLFAGDVKSNITLGDRYSFEEIQEAAQKTNIASFIEQLPLGYDTQLRQRGTNLSSGQKQLLAFARAAIRNPQILILDEATASLDVGTEALVQSALNELLTQRTAIIIAHRLSTIRNVDRIFVLKRGELIEQGSHEELLQQGGMYATLHNLQMLGT, encoded by the coding sequence ATGAGCATCTACCAATCTGTCAAAAAATCTTACAAAAAAGACCGTTGGCGTACCAATGACTGGCGGTTATTCCTGCGATTATTACCCTATGCCCGTAAGAATGGAAGACTATTAGCCCTAGCACTGTTTATAGTTGTACTGGTTGCTGTCGCTAATGCCGTACAACCATTGCTAGTGGGACAGATTATCTCTCTAATTCGCAAAGAACCGAGTGCATACGAGTTTTTCAGAAATCGCCCCTTGGGGCAAGGGTTAAATATCCTGCAAGCATTATTGCTGAGTGCGATTCTGATACGGCTGGTATTAACAAGTTTTCAGGGTTATCTACTACAGAAAATCGGGCAAAATATCACGGCAGCAATTCGCCAAGACTTATTTAATCATGTAACATCTCTAGCAGTGCGTTTTTTTGACCGGACGCCCGTAGGTAAATTAATTACTAGACTCACCAGTGATGTGGAAGTCTTAGGAGAAGTCTTTTCCACTGGGGCGATCGGCATTATATCTAATTTGTTCACCATGCTAGCGATCGCTGGCTTGATGTTTTCTATCCAATGGCAACTAGCTTGCTTGCTGCTGTTAATTTTGTTGCCCATAACTTTGATAATTAATAACTTACAAAAGCAGTATCGCCAAGCCAACTATAAAGTTCGCGAAGAACTTTCTATCCTTAACTCTCAGCTACAAGAAAATATAGTCGGCATTAATGTAGTGCAATTGTTCCAACGAGAAAAATTTAATGCCCAAATGTTTCGGAACACCAATAAACGCTACACCCAACAATCAGATAAAACCATTTTTTATGATGCAGCTGTTTCCGCAACCTTAGAATGGATTGCCTTGATTGCTATTGCAGGTGTTCTGTGGATAGGTGGTTGGTTACTTTTGGACAAAAATCTGACTTTTGGTACATTGTCTGCATTCATTTTATATGCACAGAGATTATTCGATCCTCTGAGGGAGTTTGCCGAACAATTCACTGTGATTCAATCTGGGTTTACTGCCATTGAACGCGTCAATGATATATTGGATGAACCCATAGAAATACGCGATCGCGGCAATCCCCGGTTTTCAATATTTGATTCTCAATTTGGCTATATAGACGAGATAGAAGCCAATCTGGAAGCAAAAGACCTCAATACCGCGCCAGAATTGGGAGAAATTCGCTTTGAACATGTCTGGTTTGCTTACAAGGATGATGATTATGTGATCAAAGACTTAGATTTCACTATTCATCCTGGTGAAAAAATCGCATTAGTAGGCCCTACTGGTGCTGGTAAAACTTCAATTATTCGTCTTTTGTGCCGCCTCTACGAACCCACTACTGGACGCATTTTAGTTGATGGCGTCGATATTCGGGACTTGCCACAGGCAGAATTGCGACGCTATATGGCAGTGATTTTGCAAGAAGGTTTTTTGTTTGCTGGTGATGTCAAAAGTAATATTACACTAGGCGATCGCTACAGTTTTGAAGAAATTCAAGAAGCTGCACAAAAAACAAACATTGCCAGTTTTATTGAACAATTGCCTTTAGGATATGATACTCAACTGCGACAACGGGGCACAAATCTTTCTAGTGGACAAAAGCAACTTTTAGCCTTTGCCCGTGCAGCTATTCGTAATCCCCAGATTTTGATATTGGATGAAGCAACCGCTAGCTTGGATGTAGGAACAGAAGCTTTAGTTCAATCAGCATTAAACGAGCTTTTGACGCAACGCACTGCTATAATTATCGCCCACCGGTTATCTACAATTCGCAATGTGGATCGAATTTTTGTGTTGAAGCGAGGCGAATTAATAGAACAGGGAAGCCATGAAGAATTATTGCAACAAGGCGGAATGTATGCCACCTTGCACAACTTGCAAATGTTAGGAACTTAG
- a CDS encoding GNAT family N-acetyltransferase, with translation MPEIETARLQFRHFTVDDFDDLLRLYSDAEIMRYLSPRTKEQTQASLHKHIQHWQEYNFGMWAVIHKDSGKMIGRCGLGFLENTPEIELGYVFDKSYWKMGLGTEASVATLKYGFWQVKLDRIVAIAQPQNIASVRIFEKIGMKYEKDARFYNFDVVYYAVARQDWQPNDSLYILRK, from the coding sequence ATGCCTGAGATAGAAACTGCAAGACTGCAATTCAGACATTTTACTGTAGATGACTTCGATGATTTGCTTCGCCTCTACAGCGATGCAGAAATTATGAGGTATTTGTCACCCAGAACTAAAGAACAAACACAGGCAAGTTTACACAAACATATTCAACATTGGCAAGAATACAACTTCGGAATGTGGGCAGTCATACATAAAGATAGCGGTAAAATGATTGGCCGCTGTGGCTTGGGTTTCTTAGAAAACACCCCAGAAATTGAACTTGGTTATGTGTTTGACAAATCTTATTGGAAAATGGGATTAGGGACAGAAGCTTCTGTGGCTACTTTAAAGTATGGATTTTGGCAGGTAAAGCTTGATCGTATAGTCGCGATCGCTCAACCTCAAAACATCGCTTCAGTGCGTATATTTGAGAAAATAGGCATGAAGTATGAGAAAGATGCCCGCTTTTACAACTTCGATGTAGTGTATTACGCTGTAGCACGTCAAGATTGGCAACCAAACGATTCTCTGTATATTCTGCGAAAGTGA
- a CDS encoding Uma2 family endonuclease translates to MAQALGKLVTFNEFVAWYPETPQLRYELHDGVIIEMPPPTGDHEEVVGFLATKFTLEYSRLNLPYFIPKTAFVKPLDGESAYSPDVLILNRINLVNEPLWKKESTASQAASIPLVVEVVSTNWRDDYLKKAADYEAVGIPEYWIVDYAANGGRRFIGNPKQPTISIYSLVEGEYQVSQFQGGQTIISLTFPELNLTAQEIFQAAFA, encoded by the coding sequence ATGGCTCAAGCTTTAGGTAAACTAGTTACATTTAATGAATTCGTTGCCTGGTATCCAGAAACTCCACAACTACGTTATGAACTGCACGACGGAGTAATTATTGAAATGCCACCACCTACAGGCGACCATGAAGAGGTAGTCGGTTTTTTAGCGACAAAATTCACTTTAGAATATAGTCGCTTAAATCTTCCTTATTTTATCCCCAAAACAGCCTTCGTCAAACCATTAGATGGCGAATCAGCTTATTCACCAGATGTGCTGATATTAAATCGTATTAATTTAGTTAATGAACCTTTGTGGAAAAAAGAATCGACTGCTAGTCAAGCAGCATCCATTCCATTGGTTGTAGAGGTAGTTAGTACTAACTGGAGAGATGATTATTTAAAAAAAGCAGCTGACTATGAAGCGGTAGGTATTCCAGAATATTGGATTGTTGATTATGCAGCTAATGGTGGTAGACGATTTATTGGCAATCCCAAACAGCCAACTATATCAATTTACAGTTTGGTAGAAGGTGAATATCAAGTCAGCCAGTTTCAAGGCGGGCAAACTATAATATCACTAACTTTCCCAGAATTGAATTTAACCGCTCAAGAGATTTTTCAAGCTGCATTTGCATAA
- the gor gene encoding glutathione-disulfide reductase has protein sequence MNYDFDLFVIGAGSGGIATARRAAEYGAKVGIAEFDRLGGTCVNRGCVPKKLMLYASQFPVLFEEAQAYGWSPVQSSLDWEKMITAVNNDVNRLNGIYQKMLDNSQVEVLQGYGKFVDAHTILVGDASGGLRQRQVTADKVLIAVGGHPIKPNILGIEHAITSDDIFHLKEQPQRMVILGGGYIGTEFASILNGLGTEVTLVLRGDKILRGFDEDLRTEVQQGMVNHGIRIFNNIQLIAIDKTAEGVKVIVRGDDKSEETIVTDAVSLAAVGRKPNTRNLGLENTKVKLHDGAVVVDKYSRTTEENIYAVGDCTNNINLTPVAINEGRAFADTVFGGKSRTISYENVPSAVFSTPEAATVGLTEAEAREKYGDAVKIYRSRFRSMYYTIPGKDEKTMMKLVVDGKTDQVLGAHMVGNYAAEIIQGVAIAVKMGATKANFDATVGIHPTSAEEFVTMR, from the coding sequence ATGAACTACGACTTCGACCTATTTGTAATTGGTGCAGGTTCTGGTGGTATTGCAACTGCCAGACGAGCAGCAGAATATGGTGCAAAGGTAGGGATTGCTGAGTTTGACCGATTAGGTGGAACCTGCGTCAATCGTGGCTGTGTCCCCAAAAAGTTAATGCTTTACGCTTCCCAATTTCCTGTTTTGTTTGAGGAAGCTCAAGCATACGGCTGGAGTCCCGTCCAAAGTTCTTTGGATTGGGAAAAGATGATTACAGCAGTCAACAATGATGTGAATCGCCTGAATGGGATTTATCAAAAAATGCTGGATAATTCCCAGGTGGAAGTTTTGCAGGGATACGGCAAATTTGTTGATGCCCATACAATTTTAGTTGGCGATGCCTCCGGGGGGCTACGCCAACGCCAAGTAACAGCAGACAAAGTTTTGATTGCCGTGGGTGGACATCCCATTAAGCCAAACATTTTGGGAATTGAACACGCGATAACCTCCGATGATATTTTCCACCTTAAGGAACAGCCCCAGCGCATGGTGATTTTGGGTGGAGGTTATATTGGTACAGAATTTGCCTCCATTTTGAACGGACTAGGAACTGAAGTTACCCTAGTTCTTCGCGGTGACAAGATTTTGCGCGGTTTCGATGAAGATTTGCGAACTGAAGTACAACAGGGAATGGTGAATCATGGAATTCGTATTTTCAACAATATTCAACTGATTGCCATTGACAAAACCGCCGAAGGGGTGAAGGTTATAGTTCGTGGAGATGATAAATCTGAAGAGACAATAGTTACTGATGCTGTAAGTTTAGCTGCGGTTGGTCGTAAACCAAATACACGAAACCTCGGTTTAGAAAATACTAAAGTTAAACTTCATGATGGGGCAGTTGTAGTTGATAAATATAGCCGTACAACAGAAGAAAATATCTATGCAGTGGGAGATTGTACGAACAACATTAACCTAACTCCCGTAGCAATTAATGAAGGTCGAGCGTTTGCAGACACCGTATTTGGTGGCAAGTCTCGCACCATCAGTTATGAAAATGTACCGTCAGCCGTCTTCTCAACACCAGAAGCTGCAACCGTCGGACTCACTGAGGCAGAAGCCAGAGAAAAGTATGGTGATGCAGTTAAAATCTATCGCAGTCGTTTCCGGTCGATGTACTATACAATACCTGGAAAAGATGAAAAAACCATGATGAAGTTAGTGGTTGATGGAAAAACTGATCAGGTACTAGGGGCACATATGGTGGGGAACTATGCGGCAGAGATTATTCAGGGGGTAGCGATCGCTGTTAAGATGGGTGCTACCAAAGCTAACTTTGACGCTACCGTAGGAATTCATCCTACTTCTGCTGAAGAATTCGTCACTATGCGCTAA
- a CDS encoding peroxiredoxin — protein MAVIQRVADVVFKTRVRDESIAGPNPFRWQDRTSQEIFGGKRVVVFSLPGAFTPTCSTSHLPRYEELYQEFRSLGIDMVICISVNDAFVMFQWGKQQGAENVFLLPDGNGEFTRKMGMLVDKSNIGFGMRSWRYSMVVDDGKIEKIFIEPGFDDNCASDPFEVSDADTMLAYLKQAKTAIAA, from the coding sequence GTGATCCAGAGAGTTGCCGACGTTGTATTCAAAACCCGTGTGCGTGATGAGTCTATTGCTGGGCCTAATCCTTTTCGTTGGCAAGACCGCACCAGTCAAGAGATTTTCGGTGGGAAGCGTGTTGTTGTGTTTTCACTACCTGGGGCTTTTACTCCTACTTGTTCTACGTCGCACCTTCCCCGTTATGAGGAACTTTATCAAGAATTCCGATCTTTGGGAATTGACATGGTAATTTGTATTTCTGTTAACGATGCCTTTGTCATGTTCCAATGGGGTAAACAGCAAGGAGCTGAAAATGTTTTCTTGCTGCCTGATGGTAATGGTGAGTTTACCCGCAAAATGGGGATGTTAGTCGATAAGTCGAATATTGGCTTTGGAATGCGTTCTTGGCGCTACTCAATGGTAGTTGATGACGGCAAAATCGAAAAGATTTTCATTGAGCCAGGTTTCGACGACAACTGTGCCAGTGATCCGTTTGAAGTATCAGATGCAGATACCATGTTAGCTTACTTGAAACAAGCTAAAACTGCTATCGCTGCGTAA